ATGAAGTAGGGGAAGATGGCCACCAAGTCAATGATGTTCATGATGTTTGGGAAGAAGGCCGGCTTGCTTGGGCAGGCAGAAAAGCGCACCAGGAGCTCAAAAGTGAACCAAACAATGCAGAGAGTCTCCACCAGAAAGAAGGGATCTGTGAAGAAGGAGCCCCCAAGAGTAATGAGTGAGGACGAACCTCCTGTCCCCATTCCCCCAGAGGTGATGCCGGGGTGAATTGTATAGGaatcatcttcctcttcctcctcctcctgacttCCCCTGGAAACTGGTGAGACTCGGCTCACACCACCATCATTGCTTCCACTGCGACCATCTGCACGGAACTGGGGCAAGGTCTCCAGGCAAAAGATGACGATGGAGATGAAAATGACCAACACGGAGACAATAGCGATGCCCCTGGCGGCCCGGAGCTCTCAGGATACTCAAAAAGAAGCCAAACCTGGCGCTGGAAGGGCTGGGAGGGTAGCGGCTTCTCATCCTCTCTACCTTCGGGGAGACAGCCCTCATCCTCCCGGAAGGCCACCAAGGCTTCATCCCCCAGTTGATAGAAGCGAATCTCCTCCATGAAGATGTAGAGGGGCACCTTGACCGGCCTCCGCAGGCAGCCCCTCGACTGATAGTAGTACAGGATGGCATCGAAGCTGTGCCGGTTGCGGTCGAAGAAGTATTCATTCCTCAGTGGGTCAAAGAAGTGGACTCGGCGGCCAGGGTCCCCAAGCAGTGTGTCAGGAAACAGCGACAGGGTGCGCAGCTGTGTCTCAAAGCGCAGCCCGGAGATACTGATCACCAGCCGCTCGCTACTACAGCAGCCCCCACCGCCAGCGGCCTCCGGGAAGTCTCCTGCATCCTGTTGCTCCTCCTCCCGCCCACGGACCTCCCCCGGCGCCGCCAGCATAAGGGATTTCTCTGATCTCATGTCCTCTTGGCTGTGCGCTCCCCGCCACTAGGACGGCGCCCACGACCCAACCTCGCCCGAGCTGCACCAGCTTCCCAGTTCCCGGTGGCGCTCCCTCCTTAGGGTGGGGCTCGCGCTCCTGCAGGCTAGCAGTCTGACCTGGCTTTTGGGTTGGTGAGCCCTGAAGCCCTGATCCCTGCAAGGATAGGTCTGGGAGGTGACCTGGGTGCAGAGGATTTGGCTCCGCGCTTCTGATACCCGCGCCTCGGTGCTGGTGCTTACTGGGATGCCTGGAATCTCAAACTGGCGCTTGAAATTGGAAGACACGTGGCTTCGCCCTTTGCTGTGCCTGAGGCTGGGCTCCTGGACACTGGGGTCCGCCCTCCAGACGAGCTGGCTCTTCCCAGCTCCCACTGCGCTTCTCAGACAGCTCAAGCCCCCAGCCACCGCTGGTACAGAAGCGCCGCCTCCCTCCAGCTCAGCAAACTCCTGCCCAGACTTGGCCCCCGCCCTAGGTCCACCGCTGGGTTTGGTTTGGCCAAGGTCGTGGTTAAAGCCGCCACAGACACCACCTCCTCCCCAGAAGCTGCTCCGAAAGCTTTGGAGAGGGCCCTGAGGCTGCTCCGGCGCCAGAGCGCGGGgacccacctccccacctccccactaCTCTAGCCTTCGCTGCCGCCGCCCGGGGCTCGGCTCTCCGCTCTGCCATTCCTTCCCAACACACTCTCCAAGTGACGTGGCAGGCCCCGCCTGCTGCCCCCTCCCACCCTACTCCCACATCACACCCCTCACCCAACCAAGGGCTGCAGGGAGGCTGGGCTCTGTGGAAATACACATACACTTGCCTCCCCAGTAATCTTCCCAGCGCTCTCTTGGCGCGCCTCTCGCTTTCACACAATCACCATTCATGGTCCCCCTAAACGGGAGCCAGTACCCTAGTACCACACCCCCTCAATTGCTGCAATCAGCTTTTCTCATATGGCTTTACCGAGTTGACCTGCGCAGTGTTCGATCAATAAGAAATCACACCTCACCTCCACCTCAACACACCCCTCCCACTTCTTGATACAGAGCAGTGTGCCTCCAGTCATCCAgacatctaatttaaaaaattaaatcctatGTTGTCTCTCTGTATTTACAAAGACCCATATGCTGGTTTCTCCAATATCCTacggaggaggagggggaggaggaggaagaggaggaagaggaggaggaggaggaggaggaggaggaggaggaagaagaggaggaggaggaagaagaagaggaagaaagaagaggaagaagaggaggaagaggaggaagaagaagaagaagaaaaagaaaaagaagaagaagaagaagaagaagaagaagaagaagaagaagaagaagaagaagaagaggaggaggaggaggaggaggaggaggaggaggaggaaagaagaggaagaaagaagaggaagaaagaggaagaaagaagagaaagaagaggaagaagaggaggaagaggaggaggaagaggaggaagaagaggaagaagaggaagaagaaagaaagaaagacgggggtggggggggaagaaaaagaaaaaggaagtatttTTGAAATGTCTTGAAACCTTCCAAATTAGATTGTATTCCAATGCAATTCCCCCAGGGAATATCTCTTTGAAAACCTGGGAAGGCGAGGCTGCAACTCTCCCAGGATGGCAAAGTGATAGTAGGAAGGGGTTGGGAAGCCTGCCAATGCCTTTCTCAGGTGGCCAGGGCAAAAGATGCAGGCTCAGCCATGGTTGTCCTCATGTATGTGCATCTAACAAGATAAAAAGACCTCCTCTCACCACCCCATGTATCACTTACTATGCTTATGTCCTCTCAACCAATATATGATATCCAATTTTACTCTGCAAGGACTGCCCCAGTATAGAAGACAGATGTAGAACACAGAATCTAAAAGCCAGATTTTCTTGCTTTGAGTCTTATGTGGTCTAATTACTGTATGTTCCTGTGTTAAAGAAGTTTCTTCTAATTCTCTGTGCCTtggcttcctcatctgtgaaacataTCCCATAGGTGGTTCTGATGGTTAATGGGTCAGTATATAAAACACTATCTAGAACATGATATTGTCATATAAACGTTAAGTATCACTATTATTATACCTTGGGAACTTACTCTAATTCTTTATGACACAACAGCCTATTTTTTCTGTCCCTTCTCATTCTTCACTGCCACCACCATTTCCTGCTGCTAGCTTTCCCCCTGATGCTGTTCAGTCCATGACAAACCTGGGGAGGTATGTTCCAGGCCAGGTAGACCATGTGTTTGTATTCATCCATCCAGATTTCAGCCACTCCCAGAGCATTGCGCTTCAAGAAAATGCTTATATCCCACGCGTAGGGCTTGTGGTATCTCTCTAGATGAGCCACCCGGGAGCAGGGTAAGATCTCAATCTTCCCTCCACACTGCCACACCTGCAAGAGAAGGAACAATCTCCTGCATAGACTGGGCCCTGCGGTCAATGAATTGCATGGCTTGATGACTCACAAGAAGGCCCCATTTGGGGACCATTTTTTAATAACTCTAAGTTTGGTCTTCCTACCCCAGACTTCTTATTCAAATTGTCCATCCTTAGGAGTCTATCAAACTGCTCCCCCTCTGTTGTCAAACAGTCCTGGAACTGAACTCCTACTTCCTTCACAAAGTCCTCCTGAAAGGACAAAAGAGGCTGCCTCTGCTCCCTTATCACCAAGGAAAGTGGCCAAGTCCTGAGAGGTACCATGCCCTCTCACTAGACTTAACTTCCCATGACCCTTCTCTGTCTGAAGCCAGACACAGGACAATAGGCAGACAGAAGCTGAGGTGGCTTCTATGATTCTTCCTCTTGGTGCTCACCCTTTACCTAATCCCCTCCCCTTGAGTGTGgcctccctcctttttctttcttccttcctttttaatttttatttatttatatactataccaggaattgaattcagggagcCACATTGaattcactgagccacatccccagctctttttttttttttttttttaattttgagacaggttctcactaagttgcttagggcttcactaacttgctgaggctggctttgaacttgagatccccctgtctcagcctcctgagctgctaggattataagcatgcaccaacacacccagcctTTTCCTGTCTGATAGAACATGGTAGGGGTTACAGGATGTAATTGATTATGTGTATTTGATTACATGACTTAAGACTGTAGCACCCAT
Above is a genomic segment from Urocitellus parryii isolate mUroPar1 chromosome 8, mUroPar1.hap1, whole genome shotgun sequence containing:
- the LOC144256488 gene encoding LOW QUALITY PROTEIN: potassium voltage-gated channel subfamily A member 6-like (The sequence of the model RefSeq protein was modified relative to this genomic sequence to represent the inferred CDS: inserted 1 base in 1 codon); translation: MRSEKSLMLAAPGEVRGREEEQQDAGDFPEAAGGGGCCSSERLVISISGLRFETQLRTLSLFPDTLLGDPGRRVHFFDPLRNEYFFDRNRHSFDAILYYYQSRGCLRRPVKVPLYIFMEEIRFYQLGDEALVAFREDEGCLPEGREDEKPLPSQPFQRQVWLLFEYPESSGPXRGIAIVSVLVIFISIVIFCLETLPQFRADGRSGSNDGGVSRVSPVSRGSQEEEEEEDDSYTIHPGITSGGMGTGGSSSLITLGGSFFTDPFFLVETLCIVWFTFELLVRFSACPSKPAFFPNIMNIIDLVAIFPYFITLGTELVQQQEQQPASGGGGQNGQQAMSLAILRVIRLVRVFRIFKLSRHSKGLQILGKTLQASMRELGLLIFFLFIGVILFSSAVYFAEADDDDSLFPSIPDAFWWAVVTMTTVGYGDMYPMTEGGKIMGSLCAIAGVLTIALPVPVIVSNFNYFYHRETEQEEQGQYTHVTCGQPTPDLKATDNGLGKPDFSEAPREWRPSFLPTPHRAFAEKRMLTEVSPRRVEPA